From the Natronococcus sp. AD-5 genome, one window contains:
- a CDS encoding DUF7342 family protein, producing MSERTPPDEFEDVDKTVEEEWVSETTPYERVRHVIAHTYSPVSADTVANDAQASPKTARKHLNTLADEGFVVTDTGEHGGTTYRRSPESLVVEQAADILEHVSTDELVTRIAEMRDQLNEYRTKYGVDSPEELTIEQTNQTLSESVSTQSDIDAKTIREWQTTRRNLAFANAALSIANAERFVDGNLRTMNGSPA from the coding sequence ATGAGCGAGCGAACCCCACCCGACGAATTTGAGGACGTCGATAAGACAGTCGAAGAGGAGTGGGTATCCGAGACGACCCCCTACGAGCGTGTTCGCCACGTCATTGCCCATACGTACTCGCCCGTGTCGGCTGACACCGTCGCTAACGATGCCCAGGCCTCACCAAAGACGGCACGCAAACACCTCAATACACTCGCCGACGAAGGGTTCGTCGTCACTGACACTGGGGAACACGGCGGAACGACCTACCGGCGATCGCCGGAGTCGCTCGTTGTCGAGCAGGCCGCAGACATCCTCGAGCACGTCTCGACCGACGAACTCGTGACACGCATTGCAGAGATGCGCGATCAGCTCAACGAGTACCGGACCAAATACGGCGTCGACTCCCCTGAAGAGTTGACTATTGAACAGACAAATCAGACGCTCTCCGAATCCGTCTCCACGCAGTCCGACATCGATGCTAAAACGATTCGAGAGTGGCAGACGACACGCCGGAACCTCGCATTTGCGAACGCCGCACTCTCGATTGCAAACGCCGAGCGCTTCGTTGACGGCAACCTTCGAACCATGAACGGTAGTCCCGCCTAA